A DNA window from Arachis hypogaea cultivar Tifrunner chromosome 18, arahy.Tifrunner.gnm2.J5K5, whole genome shotgun sequence contains the following coding sequences:
- the LOC112772143 gene encoding uncharacterized protein isoform X2 — translation MAEIEVPELLLCPISLEIMKDPVTTVTGITYDRESIEEWLQQKSNKKDCMCPVTKQPLPTDSHFLTPNHTLRRFIQAWCSANESNGVDRIPTPRSPLDNSQLHKLLTDLDAPRTFQTSLNKMHDLATQSQRNRNFMAQQRVPKAMVQFITTTFKQGGRFPGVSASSMRARFKMKNFEGSSSNAEKVEGEVEVNQPAQKKKGIVFKKRKSEVINLEEGEKAVPLSELSNFTVKQEKLHSFEEEGDGSSVWDKKFPFNVLADEIVQSAPDVARIEEVGDVGIDQFMQVLGFRLVSIGRSQEKRHKMMLGNSLEIIELKEQLKSKEIVLTELKEELSVSKEKLKLVKEDHERAVESLGKKVNELSTMSDQIIEVTAKLKHMESNHEAEILDAFAEGFERAVIQAKFLHPEEDFTALDPSKVVRDGQLVDDEEVVEEEGNNNLAD, via the exons ATGGCGGAAATCGAAGTTCCTGAGTTGTTGCTGTGTCCCATCTCGCTTGAGATAATGAAGGACCCGGTGACAACCGTAACAGGGATAACATACGACAGAGAAAGCATAGAAGAATGGCTGCAGCAGAAATCTAATAAGAAGGATTGTATGTGTCCTGTTACAAAGCAACCATTGCCGACGGACTCTCATTTCTTGACTCCAAACCACACCCTCCGGAGGTTCATCCAAGCCTGGTGTTCAGCCAACGAATCCAACGGCGTCGATCGGATTCCCACCCCCAGGTCCCCTCTCGACAACTCCCAACTTCACAAACTCCTCACAGATCTTGATGCTCCTCGCACCTTTCAAACCTCATTGAACAAGATGCATGATCTAGCCACTCAGAGCCAGAGGAACCGCAACTTCATGGCTCAACAACGAGTACCCAAGGCCATGGTACAATTCATCACAACCACTTTCAAACAAG GCGGGAGGTTTCCTGGAGTTTCGGCTTCGAGCATGAGGGCCCggtttaaaatgaaaaattttgaaggGTCTTCTTCAAACGCCGAGAAGGTAGAGGGTGAGGTTGAGGTTAACCAACCGGCACAGAAGAAAAAGGGTATTGTTTttaagaagagaaaatctgaggTGATTAATCTGGAGGAAGGGGAAAAAGCGGTACCGTTGAGTGAGTTATCGAATTTTACTGTTAAACAAGAAAAGCTGCATTCTTTCGAAGAAGAGGGTGATGGCTCGTCTGTGTGGGATAAAAAGTTCCCTTTCAATGTCTTGGCGGATGAGATTGTTCAATCTGCTCCCGACGTTGCTCGCATTGAGGAAGTTGGGGATGTTGGGATAGATCAATTCATGCAG GTTCTAGGTTTTCGACTAGTTAGCATCGGGCGAAGTCAGGAAAAAAGGCATAAGATGATGCTGGGTAATAGTTTAGAGATAATTGAGCTGAAGGAGCAATTGAAGTCAAAGGAAATTGTTCTTACCGAGCTTAAAGAGGAGCTGTCAGTGTCAAAAGAAAAGCTGAAACTTGTGAAAGAGGATCATGAAAGGGCAGTAGAGTCTCTAGGAAAAAAGGTAAATGAACTGTCTACAATGAGCGACCAGATTATTGAGGTTACAGCAAAATTGAAACATATGGAGTCTAATCATGAAGCTGAGATCCTTGATGCTTTTGCCGAGGGTTTTGAACGTGCCGTTATTCAAGCGAAGTTCTTACATCCTGAAGAGGATTTTACCGCTTTGGATCCGAGCAAGGTGGTTCGGGATGGTCAGTTGGTTGATGATGAAGAAGTTGTGGAGGAAGAGGGTAATAATAATTTAGCCGATTAA
- the LOC112772143 gene encoding E3 ubiquitin-protein ligase PUB23 isoform X3, whose product MAEIEVPELLLCPISLEIMKDPVTTVTGITYDRESIEEWLQQKSNKKDCMCPVTKQPLPTDSHFLTPNHTLRRFIQAWCSANESNGVDRIPTPRSPLDNSQLHKLLTDLDAPRTFQTSLNKMHDLATQSQRNRNFMAQQRVPKAMVQFITTTFKQGKTSGVEEALRILRLLWRSTSSSSSSSSSPTGGGGGTNMKPLVGETLDFIKSLTWILQLPIIDNDLNMVNEAMQILKLTIEITDSTLLGSLNHEFFKQIVSTMTRLSKSSSSIHQNALKSALHVLIETCPLGRNRTKIVESGAVGELIELSIDKPTEKNLTELIFKLLGQLCSCAEGREEFLKHPAGIAVVSKRTLRVSAATDDRALHVLWLISKFSATNEVVREMLRVGAVSKLCMVMQADCASYLKQKATDILRFHAKAWNNSPCIQVYLLTRHPR is encoded by the exons ATGGCGGAAATCGAAGTTCCTGAGTTGTTGCTGTGTCCCATCTCGCTTGAGATAATGAAGGACCCGGTGACAACCGTAACAGGGATAACATACGACAGAGAAAGCATAGAAGAATGGCTGCAGCAGAAATCTAATAAGAAGGATTGTATGTGTCCTGTTACAAAGCAACCATTGCCGACGGACTCTCATTTCTTGACTCCAAACCACACCCTCCGGAGGTTCATCCAAGCCTGGTGTTCAGCCAACGAATCCAACGGCGTCGATCGGATTCCCACCCCCAGGTCCCCTCTCGACAACTCCCAACTTCACAAACTCCTCACAGATCTTGATGCTCCTCGCACCTTTCAAACCTCATTGAACAAGATGCATGATCTAGCCACTCAGAGCCAGAGGAACCGCAACTTCATGGCTCAACAACGAGTACCCAAGGCCATGGTACAATTCATCACAACCACTTTCAAACAAG GCAAAACCAGCGGCGTTGAAGAAGCTCTGAGAATTCTTCGCTTACTATGGAGGAgcacttcatcatcatcatcatcgtcatcctcGCCAACTGGCGGCGGCGGCGGCACAAACATGAAGCCCCTGGTAGGTGAAACCTTGGACTTCATCAAATCGTTGACTTGGATTCTTCAACTCCCAATAATCGACAATGACCTTAACATGGTTAACGAAGCAATGCAAATTCTAAAGCTGACCATCGAAATCACCGATTCAACGCTCTTGGGAAGCTTAAACCACGAGTTCTTCAAACAAATCGTGAGCACCATGACGAGACTAAgcaaatcatcatcatcaattcacCAAAATGCCCTCAAATCCGCGTTACACGTGCTCATAGAAACATGCCCCTTAGGAAGAAACAGAACGAAGATCGTGGAATCCGGTGCAGTTGGCGAACTCATCGAACTGTCCATCGATAAACCAACGGAGAAGAACCTAACGGAGCTTATATTCAAGCTGTTGGGTCAACTGTGCTCGTGTGCAGAAGGGAGAGAAGAGTTTTTGAAGCACCCGGCCGGAATCGCTGTTGTTTCGAAGAGGACGCTGAGGGTATCGGCAGCGACTGATGATCGAGCCCTTCATGTGTTATGGCTGATTTCAAAGTTTTCAGCTACGAATGAGGTGGTTCGAGAGATGCTGAGGGTTGGTGCTGTGTCAAAGCTATGCATGGTGATGCAAGCAGATTGTGCTTCTTATTTGAAACAAAAGGCAACAGatattcttaggtttcatgcaaAGGCTTGGAATAATTCTCCTTGTATTCAAGTCTATTTGTTAACTAGACACCCAAGATGA
- the LOC112772143 gene encoding uncharacterized protein isoform X1, whose product MSDKKVKAFPKVEDDDLYEWVDDDVKIRASLFFDRESFEGLNMSKMVRPGFHIELLPCNRTDRIFHRSKGFENFYMYSCVLEELSVKLPFTKFECNLLTQMNCAPSQVHPNGWAFIKCFQILMEFLEIKPDLELFFSLFQAKGVWKGLWINLNSTPGFSVFKLYKSSFKDFKEMFFKVKPVDEEFPFYLDEHLGEKFPLYWCCQPNHILGPELITPRNECIISFLMEMVDRGGLVSVSDLLPWEEDKASVVQYLGGRFPGVSASSMRARFKMKNFEGSSSNAEKVEGEVEVNQPAQKKKGIVFKKRKSEVINLEEGEKAVPLSELSNFTVKQEKLHSFEEEGDGSSVWDKKFPFNVLADEIVQSAPDVARIEEVGDVGIDQFMQVLGFRLVSIGRSQEKRHKMMLGNSLEIIELKEQLKSKEIVLTELKEELSVSKEKLKLVKEDHERAVESLGKKVNELSTMSDQIIEVTAKLKHMESNHEAEILDAFAEGFERAVIQAKFLHPEEDFTALDPSKVVRDGQLVDDEEVVEEEGNNNLAD is encoded by the exons ATGAGTGACAAAAAGGTGAAAGCTTTTCCTAAAGTAGAGGATGATGATTTGTATGAATGGGTAGATGATGATGTGAAGATAAGGGCTTCTCTGTTCTTTGACAGAGAGAGTTTCGAGGGTCTGAATATGTCTAAGATGGTCAGACCTGGTTTTCATATTGAGTTGTTGCCATGCAACCGTACGGATCGAATTTTTCATAGAAGTAAAGGTTTTGAAAACTTTTATATGTATAGCTGTGTGCTTGAGGAATTATCTGTAAAACTTCCTTTTACTAAGTTTGAATGCAATTTGTTAACCCAAATGAATTGCGCACCTTCTCAAGTTCATCCTAACGGATGGGCGTTCATTAAATGTTTTCAAATCCTAATGGAGTTTTTGGAGATTAAACCTGATTTGGAACTTTTTTTCTCCCTGTTTCAAGCAAAGGGTGTATGGAAAGGTCTCTGGATTAACTTGAATAGTACTCCTGGATTTTCTGTTTTCAAACTATATAAATCTTCTTTCAAAGATTTTAAGGAAATGTTCTTCAAGGTAAAGCCAGTAGATGAAGAATTTCCATTCTATTTAGATGAACATCTTGGGGAGAAGTTTCCCCTGTACTGGTGTTGTCAACCCAATCATATCCTAGGGCCTGAACTAATAACACCTCGGAATGAATGTATTATAAGTTTTTTGATGGAAATGGTTGACCGAGGTGGTTTAGTATCGGTGTCGGATTTGCTTCCTTGGGAAGAGGATAAAGCATCTGTTGTGCAATACCTTG GCGGGAGGTTTCCTGGAGTTTCGGCTTCGAGCATGAGGGCCCggtttaaaatgaaaaattttgaaggGTCTTCTTCAAACGCCGAGAAGGTAGAGGGTGAGGTTGAGGTTAACCAACCGGCACAGAAGAAAAAGGGTATTGTTTttaagaagagaaaatctgaggTGATTAATCTGGAGGAAGGGGAAAAAGCGGTACCGTTGAGTGAGTTATCGAATTTTACTGTTAAACAAGAAAAGCTGCATTCTTTCGAAGAAGAGGGTGATGGCTCGTCTGTGTGGGATAAAAAGTTCCCTTTCAATGTCTTGGCGGATGAGATTGTTCAATCTGCTCCCGACGTTGCTCGCATTGAGGAAGTTGGGGATGTTGGGATAGATCAATTCATGCAG GTTCTAGGTTTTCGACTAGTTAGCATCGGGCGAAGTCAGGAAAAAAGGCATAAGATGATGCTGGGTAATAGTTTAGAGATAATTGAGCTGAAGGAGCAATTGAAGTCAAAGGAAATTGTTCTTACCGAGCTTAAAGAGGAGCTGTCAGTGTCAAAAGAAAAGCTGAAACTTGTGAAAGAGGATCATGAAAGGGCAGTAGAGTCTCTAGGAAAAAAGGTAAATGAACTGTCTACAATGAGCGACCAGATTATTGAGGTTACAGCAAAATTGAAACATATGGAGTCTAATCATGAAGCTGAGATCCTTGATGCTTTTGCCGAGGGTTTTGAACGTGCCGTTATTCAAGCGAAGTTCTTACATCCTGAAGAGGATTTTACCGCTTTGGATCCGAGCAAGGTGGTTCGGGATGGTCAGTTGGTTGATGATGAAGAAGTTGTGGAGGAAGAGGGTAATAATAATTTAGCCGATTAA